CGAAATAACCGGATCGAAGTTCTCCTCTCTGGACTGTTCCTGCGTAAAGTGGAGCTGATCGGAACCTTCGCTTTCGCTCCCACCGATGCACCCTGCGATTGCTGCCGCCGAGACGGCTGCACCCGAACCAAGCAGCCGTCGTCGGGTCAGTTCTGACATATGCCGTGACATACCGATGACAGCTTCAAGGAGATAGATTATATAACTTTTGGTATCTGTGCGATATATGCCGCAAAAACTCGCCCCTATGGCTGATTGGTTACCAAACTATAATGCATGTATGATGATGACAGTGTTTGATGCATGTACACAGTTAGGCTATAGTATTAATACTTTCTATCATTGGGCCAACTCGTGCCCGTTCGTTCACCCCGATGGACGAACGGAGAACTTTTTCTATCCGCCGATACAGTAGACGTGTATGAACTATCGTGCCGTCGAACCTGCGGGCGAATACGTCGCTCGCCTCGAGACCGGTGCCGACTGGCGGGCCGAGATCGAGTCGCTCGCGGACGCGGTCGAGGCCGACGCCGCCTGGTTTACCGCGCTCGGCGCGGTCCAGGACGCCGAACTGTGGTTTTACGATCAGGACGAGTGCGAATACTACCCGATCGAGTTCGACGAACCGCTCGAGGTCGCCAGCTGTACCGGAAACGTCTCCTGGCTGGACGAGGAGCGCTTCGCCCACACGCACGTCGTCCT
This portion of the Natrinema salinisoli genome encodes:
- a CDS encoding PPC domain-containing DNA-binding protein; translated protein: MNYRAVEPAGEYVARLETGADWRAEIESLADAVEADAAWFTALGAVQDAELWFYDQDECEYYPIEFDEPLEVASCTGNVSWLDEERFAHTHVVLSGPDGEAVAGHLNEATVWAGEVHMRVFEEPLEREYDETTELDLWL